One Rhodoferax sp. GW822-FHT02A01 genomic window, TCGAAGCCCAGTGGCGCGAGGCCCTGCACTTGGTCAACGAAGGCGTGGCCAGCACCGGCGAGATCGACGATGCCATTCGCTATGGTGCGGGCATACGCTGGTCCTTCATGGGCAGCTTCCTGATCTACACGCTGGCTGGCGGCGACGCCGGCATGCGCCACTTCATGGCGCAGTTCGGCCCCGCACTCAAGCTGCCCTGGACCAAGCTGGTGGCGCCCGAACTCACCGACGCGCTGATCGACAAGGTGGTGGACGGCACCAAGGACCAGTTGGGCAACCACAGCATTGCCGACCTCGAGCGTTACCGTGACGACTGCCTGATGGCGGTGCAAGCGGCCATCCGCGCCACCAAGATCAAGCACGGCATTTCGCTCGATGAGTAACCTCTTGATCAGTTGGCAAGGCCCGGTGCAGCCGGCCTGGGTGGACTACAACGGCCATCTGAACGACGCCTACTACCTGGTGATCTTCAGCCTGGCCACGGATGGGCTGATGGAGCGCATCGGCCTGGACGGGGCAGGCCGCAAGGCGACGGGCCACACCATGTACACGCTGGAGGTGCACCTGAACTACATCCAGGAGGTGCACGAGGGTGTGATGGTGGAGGTGCGTACGCAGATCCTGGGTGTGGACGCCAAGCGGGTGCATCTGTTCCACAGCCTGCACCGCCAGGACGACGGAACGCTCTTGGCGACCAACGAGCAGATACTCTCCAACATCGATGTGTCCAACGCGGAGACGGGGCCCAAGACTGCACCGTTTGCGCCGCAGGTGGCAGCGCTTCTGTTGCCATTGGCTCAGGCGCATGCGGCACTGCCACGGCCTGCCAATGCGGGGCGCAGTATTGCGTTGCCTGTGCCGCGCAAGTAGCCTTGGAATAGCCCATGTATTCAGGCGGCAGCTTCACTGGACACAGGACGGCATGGCACACCGCTGCGTCCGTGTCCCCCGCCCACTGCGCGGGCTCCTCCTTTACCTACCGCAGCGGTGTGCCATGCCGTCCTGCGTCCGCTACCACTGTTGGTGCGCCAAGGATGTTGAATGCAACGTTGAAACACCCGAACTTGTCGCTGACAGCGGGGTGGCTGTTTCCGGTAGGTAAAGGAGGAGCCCGCAGGGCGGGGGACACGGACGGAAACAGCCACCCCGCTGTCAGCGACTGAACCACCACAACGTGCACAAATGGGTTCCCAGCAATACCACCAGAACGAACCATTCAAACCGATGACCGATCCACACCAACAAGCAGGCCGCGTCACCACCCCGTTGGAAAACACGCCCGCCAAACCCTGGGACCCCACGGCCCCCATACCGGCCCCCCTGCAACTGCACTCCCCCACCGTGCAACCGCAATGGGTGGACTACAACGGCCACATGAGCGAGTCCTGCTTTCTGCTGGTGTTTGGTGACAGCTCGGACGCCTTCTTCCGCTTCATCGGCATCGACGAACGCTACCGCGACGAACAGGGCCTGTCGCTCTACACCGTCGAGACCCATATCCACAACATACGCGAAGCCTCCGTGGACGATCCGCTCAAGCTCACGCTGCAGGTGCTGGATGTGGACGCCAAACGCGTACACATCTTCCACAGCATGTTCCATGGCAAGACCGGCGTGCTGCTGGCCACTGGCGAACAGATGCTGCTGCATGTGGACATGAAAGCCGAGCGCGCCGCACCCATGCCGCCCTGGCTGCTGGAGCGCATCCAGGCCATTCACACCGCGCACGCTGCCTTGCCGCGCCCGGCGCAGGCAGGTTCCTCCATCGGGATTCGCCGCAAGGCTGTTTGACTCACAACGCAACAGAGACTGACCATGCACTTTCAACTCAGCCACGAACACACCATGCTGGTGGACACCGTGCGCAGCTTCATCGAAACCGAGATCTACCCCCACGAAGACCTGGTGGAGCGCACCGACGAGATCCCGCCCGACCTGGCTGCAGAGATTCAGGCCAAGGCCATTGAAGTGGGCCTGTATGCAGCCAACATGCCCGAGGAATATGGCGGCGGTGGACTGGACAACTTTGGTGTGACGCTGCTGGAGCGTGAGCTGGGCCGCGCCTCCTACGGCCTGCAGATGCTGGTGGCGCGCCCCAGCAACATCCTGCGCGGCTGCACCGGCACGCAGATCGAGGAATACCTGCTGCCCACCATACGCGGCGAACGCCATGATTGTCTGGCCATGACCGAACCCAACGCCGGATCGGACGTGCGCAGCATGCAGACCAAGGCGGTGCGCGAGGGTGACGACTACATCATCAATGGCAGCAAGCACTTCATCAGCCATGCCGATGTGTCCGATTACGTGATCCTGTTTGCCGCCACCGACGTGGAGCAGACCAAGGCCGGTCCCAAGAAAAAGATCACCGGATTTCTGGTGGACTTTGACACGCCCGGTGTAACGCGCCGCCGCGGCCCGGCCTGTGTGTCGCACCGCGGCTACCACCAGTGCGAGCTGTTCTTCGACAACGTGCGCGTACCGGTCTCCAAACGCCTGGGCGAAGAAGGCAAGGGCTTCGACCTGATGGGCGAATGGCTGGGCGCCACGCGCCTGACCGTGGCCGCCACCAGCGTAGGACGCGGCCGCCGCGTGCTCGACATGGCGACCGAATGGGCCGCCACGCGCAAGCAGTTTGGGCAACCGATTGGCCGCTTCCAGGGCACGGGCTTCAAGCTGGCCGACATGGCCACCGAACTCGAAGCCGCCGACCTGCTCACCCTGCAAGCCGCCTGGAAGTGCGACCAAGGCAGCATGACCGATTCCGACGCCGCCATGGCCAAGCTGTTTGCGTCTGAGGCGCTGGCACGCATCACCGACCAGACGCTGCAGATCTTTGGCGGCATGGGCTTGATGAATTCGCTGCCGATCGAGCGCTTCTGGCGCGATGCGCGGGTGGAGCGCATCTGGGACGGCACCAGCGAAATCCAGCGCCACATCATCTCGCGCGCCATGCTGCGTGCGCACGGCGCATGAACCGCCTCACGCAACTGTTTTCGCCCCAGCGCATCGCCGTATTCGGCGGCAACGCTGCCGCCGAGGCCATACGCCAGTGCCGCAAGCTGGGCTTTGCAGGCGACATCTGGCCGGTGCATCCCACGCGCACGGAGATGGAGGGCCTGCCCTGCTTTGCTGACGTTGCGTCATTGCCTGCAGCACCTGACGCTGCCTTTGTCGCCGTGCCGGCACTGGCAACCGTGGACGTGGTGCGACAGCTCTCGGCCCGCGGCGCGGGTGGCGCCATCTGCTATGCCTCCGGCTTTGCCGAAGTGGGTGAAGCAGGCGCGGCGCTGCAACGGGAACTGGTGGCCGCGGCGGGTGACATGGCCCTGATCGGCCCCAACTGCTATGGGCTGCTCAACTACCTGGACGGCGTGGCCCTGTGGCCGGACCAGCATGGCGGACACCGCGAGGAGCGCGGTGTGGCCATCGTCACGCAAAGCGGCAACATCGGTCTGAACCTGACCATGCAGCGCCGTGGCCTGCCTTTGGCCTATCTGATCACCGTGGGCAACAAGGCCGGCGACAGCATGGACGCCATCATCGAAGCCCTGCTGCTGGACCCGCGTGTCACCGCTATTGGCATGCATATCGAGGGCCTGGACGATGTGGCGGCCTTCTCGCGTGTGGCGATCAAAGCGCTGGAAAAACGCATCCCGCTGGTGGCCCTCAAAGCTGGCAGCTCGGAGTTGGGCGCACGCACCACCATGAGCCACACCAGCTCGCTGGCCGGGCCGGACAAGCTGTATGAAGCCCTGTTTGCGCGCTGCGGCGTGGCACGGGTGACTGATGTGTCGGGCTTGCTGGAGACGCTCAAGTTCCTGCATGTGCATGGTGGCCTGAGTGGCAACCGCATCATCTCGGCCAGTTGCTCGGGCGGCGAGGCATCTCTGGTGGCGGACCTGGCCCAGACGCATGGACTGGACATGCCGGAAATCCCGCAAGCAGCACACACCCGACTCTTCGACGTGCTCGGTGAGAAGGTCACCGTGGCCAACCCGCTGGACTACCACACCTATATCTGGGGCAATCTGGAAGCGCAGACCGAGTGCTTTGCCGGCATGATGGACTGTGGCTTTGACGCCCATGTGCTGGTGCTGGACTTTCCCCGTGCCAACCGTTGCAATGGCAGTACCTGGCAGACCACGCTGGATGCCTTTGTGGCGGCACAAGCCCAAACGGGCGCCGTCGCGGTGGTGCTGAGCTCCCTGCCCGAGGGCTTGCCCGACGCGGTAAGCGAGCGCCTGCTGCAGCAAGGTGTGGCGCCCATGCAGGGCACCCATGATTGCCTGGCTGCCATCGCACACGCAGCGCGCATTGGTGCGGCCCAGGCGCGCTGTGCTCAGGCGACACCCGTTGCGGCCACGCCATGGACGGCCCATGCAGCAGATGCCACCAGTCATATGCTCAACGAAGTGGCGAGCAAGCGCGCGCTGCAGGGCTTTGGTGTGCCGATTCCGCGTGGTGCCTGCGTCACTGCCCCGGCTGCAGTCGCTACCGCCGAAGCGCTGGGTTATCCGGTAGTGGTCAAGGCGGTGTCCGACACGCTGGCACACAAGACCGAGGCCGGTGGTGTCAAGCTGGGCCTGAAGTCCGCTGACGCGGTGCGAGCAGCTGTGGAGAGCATGCGCCATCTGTCGAACGCTTTTCTGGTGGAGCAGATGGCAACCGAGGTAGTGGCCGAAATCATCGTAGGCATCACGCGCGATGCACAGTTTGGCCTGGCCCTGACGCTGGGCACCGGTGGCATTCTCGTGGAGCTGATACAGGATGCGGCCACACTGCTGCTGCCCGCATCGCCAGAAGACATTCGCACAGCGCTGCAGTCCCTCAAAACCTGGCCGCTGCTGAACGGCTACCGCGGCAAGGCCGCCGGGGACGTGGATGCGCTGGTGCAAGCCGTTGCATCCATCGCCGCCTATGGTGCAGCCCATGCTGACGATTTGCTGGAACTGGATGTGAATCCCATCCTCGTGCTGCCCGCAGGGCGCGGCGTGGTGGCGGTGGACGCACTGATACGATTGGCAGGAAACACACCCCATGACTGAAGCCGTACGTACCCAAGCCCGCGATGGTGTGCTCACCATCACCCTGGACCGTCCCAAGGCCAACGCGATCAACGTGCCCACCAGCCAGGCACTGTATGCGGCGTTCCGGCAGCTGCAGGACGACCCGGCCTTGCGCGTGGCCATCATCACCGGCACCGGGCGCTTCTTCTCCGCAGGCTGGGACCTCAATGCCGCAACCGAAGGCGAAGCCATCGATGCCGACCACGGCCCGGGCGGCTTTGCCGGACTGACCGAGTATTTTTCCTTGAGCAAGCCGGTAATTGCCGCGGTCAACGGCCTGGCATTTGGGGGCGGTTTTGAACTGGCACTGGCGGCAGACCTCATGGTGGTGGCCGACACGGCCGAGTTCGCCCTGCCGGAGGTCAAACTGGGCATGATGGCCGACTCCGGCGGCGTGCTGCGCCTGCCGCGCAGATTGCCGCGTGCCATTGCCACCGAGCTGCTGCTCACGGGACGGCGCATGTCGGCTGCCGAGGCAGCGCAATGGGGCCTGGCCAACCGGGTGGTGCCTGCGGACGCGCTGCTGCAGACCGCACAGGAGCTCGCCGCCCAGATGGTGCTGGCGGCACCGCTGGCACTGGCTGCTGTGAAGGAAGTGCTGCGCGCCACCGAAGGCCAGCCCCTGGCAGAAGCCTATAGCACGCTGCGCAGTGGCACCCTGCCCCAGTACCGCGCCATGCTCACATCCGAAGACGCGCAGGAGGGGCCGCGCGCCTTCGGCGAGAAGCGCCCACCGCGCTGGAGCGGGCACTGAGGTGCCGCAGCACAGCCACGCCAGGGGTGTGCAGCTCTCGCTGCTGTGCCTGCTGATCCTGGGGCTGCTGCCCATCATCGCAACCTTGCGCAACGGCGAAGGCAACGCCATGGCGTTTTCCTTCTGGCTCTCGTTCTGGCAGCTGGTATTTGCCGTACCCGTCTACCTGCTGCAAGGCAGAACACCGCAACCCGCTCCCGAGGCGCACGCCAGCAAGCCGCACTTCAGCAAAGGGCGGACATGGGCTTTGGTGCTGCTGACCGGCACCCTGTTCGGTGCTGCCACCTTCGTCTATGTGCTGGCGGTGGACCGCGCCGGGCCGGTGACCTTTGCCGTTGCCGTGCAGGCCTACCCGCTGTTCGCCGTGGTGTGGGAGGCATTCTTTCTGAAGCGGCGCAAGTCCATGGCGGAAATCGGCCTGATGCTGGTGATTGCCGCCGCCATGGTCTATCTGGGCACCCAGGGCACGTGGCAGTTGTCCGCGATTACCGGCGGCTTCTGGCTGGCCCTGGTCGTGCCGCTGCTCTGGAGCATCGCCCACGTCATCATCAAAGAGATGATGAATGCCTCGGCCATCACGCCGTCGGAGGTCATCGTGACGCGCGTGCTGATCGCCACCGTGCTGCTGGGCGCCGCAAGCGTGTGGAACCAGGGACTGGACGGGCTGGTGGCAACGGCCACGGCACCCCGCTTCCAGGGGATCGCTTTCCTGATGGGCTGCGCCTATTACCTGGAACTGCTGTCATGGTTCTACGCGGTCAAGCTGATCGACGTGTCCCGCGGCGCTTCCATCACCGCCC contains:
- a CDS encoding acyl-CoA dehydrogenase family protein; this encodes MHFQLSHEHTMLVDTVRSFIETEIYPHEDLVERTDEIPPDLAAEIQAKAIEVGLYAANMPEEYGGGGLDNFGVTLLERELGRASYGLQMLVARPSNILRGCTGTQIEEYLLPTIRGERHDCLAMTEPNAGSDVRSMQTKAVREGDDYIINGSKHFISHADVSDYVILFAATDVEQTKAGPKKKITGFLVDFDTPGVTRRRGPACVSHRGYHQCELFFDNVRVPVSKRLGEEGKGFDLMGEWLGATRLTVAATSVGRGRRVLDMATEWAATRKQFGQPIGRFQGTGFKLADMATELEAADLLTLQAAWKCDQGSMTDSDAAMAKLFASEALARITDQTLQIFGGMGLMNSLPIERFWRDARVERIWDGTSEIQRHIISRAMLRAHGA
- a CDS encoding thioesterase family protein; amino-acid sequence: MSNLLISWQGPVQPAWVDYNGHLNDAYYLVIFSLATDGLMERIGLDGAGRKATGHTMYTLEVHLNYIQEVHEGVMVEVRTQILGVDAKRVHLFHSLHRQDDGTLLATNEQILSNIDVSNAETGPKTAPFAPQVAALLLPLAQAHAALPRPANAGRSIALPVPRK
- a CDS encoding DMT family transporter, encoding MPQHSHARGVQLSLLCLLILGLLPIIATLRNGEGNAMAFSFWLSFWQLVFAVPVYLLQGRTPQPAPEAHASKPHFSKGRTWALVLLTGTLFGAATFVYVLAVDRAGPVTFAVAVQAYPLFAVVWEAFFLKRRKSMAEIGLMLVIAAAMVYLGTQGTWQLSAITGGFWLALVVPLLWSIAHVIIKEMMNASAITPSEVIVTRVLIATVLLGAASVWNQGLDGLVATATAPRFQGIAFLMGCAYYLELLSWFYAVKLIDVSRGASITAPAPALTLLISLAVLGQEVHGYQVVALVLVVGSVIGLIHSGHRRASTTP
- a CDS encoding enoyl-CoA hydratase-related protein codes for the protein MTEAVRTQARDGVLTITLDRPKANAINVPTSQALYAAFRQLQDDPALRVAIITGTGRFFSAGWDLNAATEGEAIDADHGPGGFAGLTEYFSLSKPVIAAVNGLAFGGGFELALAADLMVVADTAEFALPEVKLGMMADSGGVLRLPRRLPRAIATELLLTGRRMSAAEAAQWGLANRVVPADALLQTAQELAAQMVLAAPLALAAVKEVLRATEGQPLAEAYSTLRSGTLPQYRAMLTSEDAQEGPRAFGEKRPPRWSGH
- a CDS encoding acetate--CoA ligase family protein, with protein sequence MNRLTQLFSPQRIAVFGGNAAAEAIRQCRKLGFAGDIWPVHPTRTEMEGLPCFADVASLPAAPDAAFVAVPALATVDVVRQLSARGAGGAICYASGFAEVGEAGAALQRELVAAAGDMALIGPNCYGLLNYLDGVALWPDQHGGHREERGVAIVTQSGNIGLNLTMQRRGLPLAYLITVGNKAGDSMDAIIEALLLDPRVTAIGMHIEGLDDVAAFSRVAIKALEKRIPLVALKAGSSELGARTTMSHTSSLAGPDKLYEALFARCGVARVTDVSGLLETLKFLHVHGGLSGNRIISASCSGGEASLVADLAQTHGLDMPEIPQAAHTRLFDVLGEKVTVANPLDYHTYIWGNLEAQTECFAGMMDCGFDAHVLVLDFPRANRCNGSTWQTTLDAFVAAQAQTGAVAVVLSSLPEGLPDAVSERLLQQGVAPMQGTHDCLAAIAHAARIGAAQARCAQATPVAATPWTAHAADATSHMLNEVASKRALQGFGVPIPRGACVTAPAAVATAEALGYPVVVKAVSDTLAHKTEAGGVKLGLKSADAVRAAVESMRHLSNAFLVEQMATEVVAEIIVGITRDAQFGLALTLGTGGILVELIQDAATLLLPASPEDIRTALQSLKTWPLLNGYRGKAAGDVDALVQAVASIAAYGAAHADDLLELDVNPILVLPAGRGVVAVDALIRLAGNTPHD
- a CDS encoding thioesterase family protein; protein product: MTDPHQQAGRVTTPLENTPAKPWDPTAPIPAPLQLHSPTVQPQWVDYNGHMSESCFLLVFGDSSDAFFRFIGIDERYRDEQGLSLYTVETHIHNIREASVDDPLKLTLQVLDVDAKRVHIFHSMFHGKTGVLLATGEQMLLHVDMKAERAAPMPPWLLERIQAIHTAHAALPRPAQAGSSIGIRRKAV